In Halanaeroarchaeum sp. HSR-CO, one DNA window encodes the following:
- the argH gene encoding argininosuccinate lyase encodes MHEGDDGPDSVVRRDRFSGGPAREFLSSMDADERIFTADLAVDRAHVAMLAEQDVVADDEAGAIFGALDDVEQAGFEALPEGEDVHEAIETAVIDAVGGVGGKMHTARSRNDEVATCIRYRLRDDLLEAIAVTVGFREQLTEVATAHTDTVMPGYTHLQPAQPTTVAHWLSSYAQAAERDTARLLDAYDRTNQSPLGAAAFAGTPFDVDRERTADLLGFEGLVENSMDAVSARDFLVESVAALAGLSTTLSGLAEDLIVLANKGLVELDDDYASTSSIMPQKKNPDTLELVRSTAGDASAALDGLLTTLKGLPRSYNRDLQNATGYAWNAVDAVTAATEVAGGAVGTATWPEEPLETAAGEGFSTATGVADLLAMGGLPFRTAHEIVAHAAEAGAARDDEPGLADVEAATREVTGSALAEFAAAEAVESALDPTESVSSRDSRGGPAPGAADETLDDLTSAVAAHRDAVQTRQTNLDDAAKRLQEVVASHE; translated from the coding sequence ATGCACGAGGGCGACGACGGACCCGACTCGGTGGTGCGCCGCGACCGCTTCAGCGGCGGCCCCGCGCGCGAGTTCCTCTCCTCGATGGACGCGGACGAGCGCATCTTCACCGCCGACCTCGCGGTCGACCGCGCCCACGTCGCCATGCTCGCCGAACAGGACGTCGTCGCGGACGACGAGGCTGGGGCAATCTTCGGCGCCCTCGACGACGTCGAGCAAGCGGGCTTCGAGGCGCTCCCCGAGGGCGAGGACGTCCACGAAGCCATCGAGACCGCCGTCATCGACGCGGTCGGTGGAGTCGGCGGCAAGATGCACACCGCGCGTTCGCGCAACGACGAGGTCGCGACGTGCATCCGGTATCGCCTCCGCGACGACCTGCTCGAGGCCATCGCAGTCACAGTCGGATTCCGCGAGCAACTGACCGAGGTAGCGACCGCGCATACCGACACCGTGATGCCGGGCTACACGCACCTCCAGCCCGCACAGCCAACGACGGTCGCCCACTGGCTCTCGTCGTACGCGCAGGCGGCCGAGCGCGACACTGCCCGCCTGCTGGACGCCTACGATCGGACCAACCAGTCGCCACTCGGGGCGGCGGCCTTCGCGGGGACGCCGTTCGACGTCGACCGCGAGCGCACGGCCGATCTGCTGGGCTTCGAGGGCCTCGTGGAGAACTCGATGGACGCGGTCTCGGCCCGCGATTTCCTCGTGGAGTCTGTCGCCGCGCTGGCCGGCCTGTCGACCACGCTCTCCGGCCTGGCAGAAGATCTGATCGTCCTCGCGAACAAGGGACTCGTCGAACTGGACGACGACTACGCCTCGACGTCCTCGATCATGCCCCAGAAGAAGAACCCGGATACGCTCGAACTCGTTCGGTCGACCGCGGGCGACGCGAGCGCGGCGCTCGACGGCTTACTGACCACGCTGAAGGGGCTCCCCCGCTCGTACAACCGCGATCTGCAGAACGCGACCGGCTACGCCTGGAACGCCGTCGACGCCGTGACCGCGGCGACCGAGGTGGCGGGTGGGGCGGTCGGCACGGCCACGTGGCCCGAAGAGCCGCTCGAAACCGCCGCCGGCGAGGGCTTCTCGACGGCGACCGGCGTCGCCGACCTGCTGGCGATGGGTGGCCTGCCGTTCAGGACGGCCCACGAGATCGTCGCGCACGCCGCCGAGGCCGGCGCGGCACGCGACGACGAACCGGGCCTCGCCGACGTCGAGGCCGCCACCCGCGAGGTCACCGGCTCGGCCCTCGCCGAGTTCGCCGCTGCCGAGGCCGTCGAATCGGCGCTCGACCCGACAGAGAGCGTGTCGTCTCGCGATTCGCGGGGTGGCCCCGCCCCGGGTGCGGCCGACGAGACCCTCGACGACCTGACGTCGGCCGTCGCGGCCCATCGCGACGCGGTCCAGACGCGCCAGACGAACCTCGACGACGCGGCGAAACGGCTCCAGGAGGTCGTGGCGAGCCATGAGTGA
- the argC gene encoding N-acetyl-gamma-glutamyl-phosphate reductase has product MATGETTTSNADTAETVTASVVGGSGFTGGELLRLLAGHPQFAVAQATSREYANRTVGSVHPNLRGLDVRFSHPDDLERVDVLFAATPHGVSMEQIDEFRALADTVVDLSADFRLDTAGQYDDWYDGHAAPEHLEDAVYALPERHREELPDAELIASGGCNATATILGLGPLADAGLLADADVVVDVKVGSSEGGAGGGAAASHPERSGVVRPYAPTGHRHEAEIEQELDLSVSFTAHAVDMVRGAAATSHVLLDEVPSKAELWGAFREAYEDEPFVRLVAGGGGVYRYPEPKAVAGTNYAEVGFEVDETNGRLVVFSAIDNMMKGSAGQAVHAANVALGFEETAGLDFQGLHPVGAP; this is encoded by the coding sequence ATGGCGACGGGCGAGACCACCACGTCCAACGCGGACACCGCCGAGACGGTCACTGCCTCGGTCGTCGGTGGGAGTGGATTCACCGGGGGCGAGTTGCTCCGTCTGCTGGCCGGGCACCCGCAGTTCGCGGTGGCCCAGGCGACCAGTCGCGAGTACGCAAATCGCACCGTCGGTAGCGTCCACCCGAACCTCCGCGGTCTCGACGTCCGCTTTTCCCACCCCGACGATCTGGAGCGCGTCGACGTGCTGTTCGCGGCGACACCCCACGGCGTCTCGATGGAACAGATCGACGAGTTCCGTGCCCTCGCCGACACCGTCGTCGATCTGAGCGCGGATTTCCGCCTCGACACGGCCGGGCAGTACGACGACTGGTACGACGGCCACGCGGCACCAGAACACCTCGAGGACGCGGTTTACGCGCTCCCCGAGCGCCACCGCGAGGAGTTGCCGGACGCCGAACTCATCGCGAGTGGCGGCTGTAACGCCACTGCGACCATCCTCGGACTCGGTCCACTGGCCGACGCGGGCCTGCTCGCCGACGCTGACGTGGTCGTCGACGTCAAGGTCGGCTCCTCGGAGGGCGGGGCCGGTGGCGGCGCAGCGGCCTCCCACCCGGAGCGGTCAGGGGTCGTCCGCCCGTACGCCCCGACCGGCCACCGCCACGAGGCAGAGATCGAACAGGAACTCGACCTGTCGGTCTCCTTCACCGCCCACGCCGTGGACATGGTGCGGGGCGCCGCAGCGACGAGTCACGTCCTCCTCGACGAGGTTCCATCGAAAGCGGAGCTCTGGGGCGCGTTCCGCGAAGCCTACGAGGACGAACCGTTCGTCCGTCTCGTCGCGGGCGGTGGTGGCGTCTATCGCTACCCCGAACCCAAGGCCGTCGCGGGGACGAACTACGCCGAGGTCGGCTTCGAGGTCGACGAGACCAACGGTCGGCTCGTCGTCTTCAGTGCCATCGACAACATGATGAAGGGCTCTGCCGGCCAGGCGGTCCACGCGGCCAACGTCGCGCTCGGCTTCGAAGAGACCGCCGGCCTCGACTTTCAGGGCCTCCACCCGGTGGGTGCGCCATGA
- a CDS encoding cation diffusion facilitator family transporter, which translates to MASSTSVVIAALFANAAIAVLKFGGFLLTGSPAMLSETYHSISDTGNQVFLLVGIRYGAQDATRAHPFGYGKAQFFYSFLVSVLLFGIAGWESAKHGYHAILEGQSAALTGTVTVLGSTFPAVWVNYTVLLAAMVFEGYAFKKAYRAMVVDIRRHDWSGFREAFRKTSNVTTLTAFTEDTIALLGLGLAFFGILGTQVTGNPLFDATAAFLIGLLLMGFAVALAWENKRLLLGESLPKTDETALRRIVAEWEGVTDVVDFRTVYFGPNDVLVTADIEFESDLDTESMDDVITDIEDALVEYDEAVSKVYIEPEF; encoded by the coding sequence ATGGCAAGTAGCACGTCGGTCGTGATCGCCGCGCTGTTCGCGAACGCCGCCATCGCCGTGCTGAAGTTCGGCGGCTTCCTGTTGACCGGCAGTCCGGCGATGCTCTCGGAGACCTACCACTCCATCTCCGACACCGGCAACCAGGTGTTCTTGCTCGTGGGCATCCGGTATGGCGCCCAGGACGCGACGCGAGCCCACCCCTTCGGCTACGGCAAGGCGCAGTTCTTCTACAGCTTCCTGGTGAGCGTGTTGCTGTTCGGCATCGCGGGCTGGGAGTCCGCAAAACACGGTTACCACGCCATCCTCGAGGGGCAGTCCGCCGCGCTCACCGGGACCGTCACGGTGTTGGGGAGTACGTTCCCCGCCGTCTGGGTCAACTACACCGTCCTCCTCGCAGCCATGGTCTTCGAGGGGTACGCGTTCAAGAAGGCCTACCGGGCGATGGTCGTCGACATCCGCCGCCACGACTGGTCGGGCTTTCGCGAGGCGTTCCGCAAGACGAGCAACGTCACGACCCTGACAGCGTTCACCGAGGACACCATCGCGTTGCTGGGGCTGGGTCTGGCCTTTTTCGGCATCCTCGGTACGCAAGTGACCGGCAATCCCCTGTTCGACGCGACCGCCGCGTTCCTCATCGGTCTCCTGTTGATGGGCTTCGCTGTGGCGCTCGCCTGGGAGAACAAGCGCCTCCTCCTGGGCGAGAGCCTCCCGAAGACCGACGAGACCGCGCTCCGCCGGATCGTCGCCGAGTGGGAAGGAGTCACCGACGTCGTCGACTTCCGGACCGTCTACTTCGGCCCCAACGACGTCCTCGTCACCGCGGACATCGAGTTCGAATCGGATCTCGACACCGAATCGATGGACGACGTCATCACCGACATCGAGGACGCACTCGTCGAGTACGACGAAGCCGTCTCGAAGGTCTACATCGAACCGGAATTCTGA
- a CDS encoding ATP-dependent DNA helicase, with the protein MATDDYPRFFPKPEPYENQGPAMERIAESLEEGRDVLFEGACGTGKTLAALAPALAYAQANDKTVVITTNVHQQMRQFIHEAREINGQRPINAVVFKGKSSMCHIDVDYEECQVLRDNTHDLVDAQAELEELRERERELLERSQAGSGEAAESRQTVLEEIDQLEAQIEELQSANTCEHYYNNVTREGDAFFGWLYDDVRTPEDIYDYADDRGYCGYELLKEGMDGVDLAVANYHHLLDPSIRTQFFRWLGRDPAEVVAVFDEAHNVEDAARDHATRTLSERTLDGALDEMVDRDDPRAEAALRVFRPFRAGLVETYDESFGFGGREAIGPNWEDVPVANDEGRDDLTLAFLQRYEGPDIEDDLRLAQQIGVDLDKQYEEAYKRGEANTRAESQTLAASVFIEAYLTEGDELGQYPTLAVRRDEGRDEVYGRAELYTCIPRRVTEPLFDQVHASVLMSATLRPFDVLADVLGLEDPETMAYGLSFPESRRRTFAVDVPPLFASKREDQSVQRTITDALADAIRFTPGNTLLFFPSYSEAERYHDLLADRTDSRRYLDRPGVSVEERRSEFVAEDDAVMFTSLWGTLAEGVSFDGDDARTVAVVGVPYPHLDERADAVQTAYAEAFGDRADDAGWRYAVEIPTVRKTRQALGRVLRSPDDFGVRALLDRRYTARSRTEMGEYSVNETFPPEERAELVDVQPQKLKFAMLNFFQGLDAYDGDPPTP; encoded by the coding sequence GTGGCAACCGACGACTATCCCCGTTTCTTCCCGAAGCCGGAGCCCTACGAGAACCAGGGGCCCGCGATGGAGCGTATCGCCGAGTCCCTCGAGGAGGGCCGCGACGTGCTCTTCGAGGGAGCCTGCGGGACCGGGAAGACGCTCGCGGCACTCGCGCCAGCCCTGGCGTATGCTCAGGCCAACGACAAGACGGTCGTCATCACGACGAACGTCCACCAGCAGATGCGCCAGTTCATTCACGAGGCCCGCGAGATCAACGGTCAGCGACCCATCAACGCGGTCGTCTTCAAGGGAAAGTCCTCGATGTGCCACATCGACGTCGACTACGAGGAGTGTCAGGTCCTCCGGGACAACACTCACGACCTCGTCGACGCCCAGGCCGAACTCGAAGAGCTCCGGGAGCGCGAGCGCGAGTTGCTCGAACGCTCCCAGGCGGGCAGCGGCGAGGCGGCAGAGAGCCGACAGACGGTCCTCGAGGAGATCGATCAACTCGAGGCCCAGATCGAAGAACTCCAGTCCGCGAACACCTGCGAGCACTACTACAACAACGTCACCCGGGAGGGCGACGCCTTCTTCGGGTGGCTCTACGACGACGTCCGCACCCCCGAGGACATCTACGACTACGCCGACGACCGGGGCTACTGCGGCTACGAGTTGCTCAAGGAGGGGATGGACGGCGTCGACCTCGCCGTCGCGAACTACCACCACCTCCTCGACCCGTCGATTAGAACGCAGTTCTTCCGGTGGCTCGGCCGGGACCCCGCCGAGGTAGTGGCCGTCTTCGACGAGGCGCACAACGTCGAGGACGCGGCCCGCGACCACGCGACGCGGACGCTCAGCGAACGAACGCTCGACGGCGCCCTCGACGAGATGGTCGACCGGGACGACCCCCGGGCCGAGGCGGCCCTTCGCGTGTTCCGCCCATTTCGGGCCGGCCTCGTCGAGACCTACGACGAGTCGTTCGGCTTCGGTGGTCGCGAAGCCATCGGGCCGAACTGGGAGGACGTCCCCGTGGCGAACGACGAGGGGCGGGACGACCTCACCCTCGCCTTCCTCCAGCGGTACGAGGGGCCGGACATCGAGGACGACCTGCGTCTCGCCCAGCAGATCGGCGTCGACCTCGACAAACAGTACGAGGAGGCGTACAAGCGCGGCGAGGCGAACACCCGCGCGGAGAGCCAGACGCTCGCCGCGAGCGTCTTCATCGAGGCCTACCTGACCGAGGGCGACGAACTCGGCCAGTATCCCACCCTCGCGGTCCGCCGCGACGAGGGGCGCGACGAGGTCTACGGTCGAGCGGAGCTCTACACCTGCATCCCGCGGCGCGTCACCGAGCCCCTGTTCGACCAGGTGCACGCGTCGGTCCTGATGAGCGCGACGTTGCGCCCCTTCGACGTGCTCGCGGACGTCCTCGGCCTCGAGGACCCCGAGACCATGGCCTACGGGTTGAGCTTCCCGGAGTCCCGCCGACGGACCTTCGCCGTCGACGTCCCCCCACTGTTCGCGAGCAAGCGAGAGGACCAGTCCGTCCAGCGGACCATCACCGACGCGCTGGCCGACGCCATCCGGTTCACCCCCGGGAACACCCTGCTCTTCTTCCCGAGTTACAGCGAGGCCGAGCGCTACCACGACCTGCTGGCCGACCGGACCGATTCGAGACGGTATCTCGACCGGCCAGGGGTCTCCGTGGAGGAGCGACGGTCGGAGTTCGTCGCGGAGGACGACGCCGTCATGTTCACCTCGCTGTGGGGGACCCTGGCGGAGGGCGTCAGTTTCGACGGGGACGACGCTCGCACTGTCGCCGTCGTCGGCGTCCCGTACCCGCATCTGGACGAACGGGCCGATGCCGTCCAGACCGCCTACGCGGAGGCCTTCGGCGACCGCGCCGACGACGCTGGCTGGCGCTACGCGGTCGAGATTCCGACCGTCAGGAAGACCCGCCAGGCACTCGGACGGGTGTTGCGCTCGCCCGACGACTTCGGAGTCCGCGCACTGCTCGACCGGCGCTACACCGCCCGCAGTCGGACCGAGATGGGCGAGTACAGCGTCAACGAGACGTTCCCTCCAGAGGAGCGCGCCGAACTCGTCGACGTCCAGCCCCAGAAACTCAAGTTCGCGATGCTCAATTTCTTCCAGGGTCTGGACGCGTACGATGGCGACCCCCCGACGCCCTGA
- a CDS encoding acetylglutamate/acetylaminoadipate kinase, with protein MIVVKIGGARAVDPQGAIDDVATLTEAGEDVIVVHGGSTAVDDALEAMGTDPEYVETPGGVVGRFTDAETMDVFSMAMGRVNTDLVTDLQNANVAAVGCNGVDGGLLTGTRKSAVKVRENGKTKIKRGDHSGTITDVNDHLLETLLDAGYTPVVSVPMLAEDGVAVNTDADRAAAAVAAAMDASLVVLTDVAGVYEDPADPSTRIEAVDSPAALDATKAAAEGFMTKKVLAATEALSGGASEVVVADATTATPIVSALDGDGTRFTPDAIA; from the coding sequence ATGATCGTCGTGAAGATCGGGGGTGCCCGGGCGGTGGATCCCCAGGGCGCCATCGACGACGTCGCCACCCTGACCGAGGCCGGTGAGGACGTGATCGTGGTCCACGGCGGGTCGACCGCCGTCGACGACGCCCTGGAGGCCATGGGAACCGATCCGGAGTACGTCGAGACGCCCGGGGGCGTCGTCGGACGGTTCACCGACGCGGAGACGATGGACGTCTTCTCGATGGCGATGGGCAGGGTCAACACCGACCTCGTCACCGACCTCCAGAACGCCAACGTCGCGGCCGTCGGGTGTAACGGCGTCGACGGCGGCCTCCTCACCGGCACGCGCAAATCGGCCGTCAAGGTCCGCGAGAACGGGAAGACGAAGATCAAGCGGGGCGATCACTCGGGGACCATCACCGACGTGAACGACCACCTGCTCGAGACGCTGCTCGATGCGGGCTACACCCCCGTGGTGAGCGTCCCGATGCTCGCCGAGGACGGGGTCGCGGTCAACACCGACGCGGACCGCGCCGCTGCCGCCGTCGCCGCCGCGATGGACGCCTCGCTCGTGGTCCTGACCGACGTGGCCGGCGTCTACGAGGACCCCGCGGACCCGTCGACGCGCATCGAGGCGGTCGACTCCCCGGCCGCCCTCGACGCCACGAAGGCGGCCGCGGAGGGGTTCATGACGAAGAAGGTCCTCGCGGCGACCGAGGCGCTCTCGGGCGGTGCGAGCGAAGTGGTTGTCGCCGACGCCACGACGGCGACACCGATCGTCTCGGCGCTCGACGGTGACGGCACCCGATTCACCCCGGACGCGATAGCATGA
- the lysX gene encoding lysine biosynthesis protein LysX, translated as MDVGLLYSRIRQDEKLLLNELRERGHEVHKVDVRKQQFGLQEASVDFDAMDVVLDRTLATSRSLYTTSFLDAYDVPVVNDAETARVCADKVQTTLALANADVSTPETTVAYTVDSAMEAIESFGYPVVLKPVVGSWGRLMARIEDEHAAEAILEHKATLGHYEHKVFYVQEFVDKPGRDFRVLALDGQPIAGMVRSSDHWLTNAAKGAETAELEITPEIADLVSQASAAVGGGMLGVDIMETDDGYTVHEVNHTVEFKALTDAVSVDVPATVVDWLEGEAAQAADPHAGEVTA; from the coding sequence GTGGACGTCGGCCTCCTCTACTCCCGGATCCGCCAGGACGAAAAGCTCCTCCTCAACGAGCTACGCGAGCGCGGCCACGAGGTGCACAAGGTGGACGTCCGCAAACAGCAGTTCGGCCTGCAGGAGGCGAGCGTCGACTTCGACGCGATGGACGTCGTCCTGGACCGCACCCTCGCGACCAGCCGCTCGCTGTACACCACGAGCTTCCTGGACGCCTACGACGTCCCCGTGGTGAACGACGCGGAGACGGCCCGCGTCTGTGCCGACAAGGTCCAGACCACGCTCGCGCTCGCGAACGCAGACGTTTCCACCCCCGAGACCACGGTCGCCTACACCGTCGACAGTGCGATGGAAGCCATCGAGTCCTTCGGCTACCCCGTCGTGCTCAAGCCCGTCGTCGGCTCGTGGGGTCGCCTGATGGCCCGCATCGAGGACGAACACGCCGCCGAGGCCATCCTCGAGCACAAGGCGACACTCGGCCACTACGAGCACAAGGTGTTCTACGTCCAGGAGTTCGTGGACAAGCCGGGCCGGGATTTCCGCGTACTCGCCCTCGACGGCCAGCCAATCGCGGGGATGGTACGCTCCTCGGACCACTGGCTCACGAACGCCGCCAAGGGGGCCGAGACCGCCGAACTCGAGATCACCCCGGAGATTGCAGACCTCGTCTCGCAGGCGAGCGCGGCCGTCGGCGGCGGCATGCTCGGCGTCGACATCATGGAGACCGACGACGGCTACACCGTCCACGAGGTCAACCACACCGTCGAGTTCAAGGCGCTGACCGACGCCGTCTCCGTCGACGTTCCCGCAACGGTCGTCGACTGGCTCGAGGGGGAGGCCGCCCAGGCGGCCGACCCACACGCCGGCGAGGTGACCGCCTGA
- the lysW gene encoding lysine biosynthesis protein LysW — protein MTTCPECGADVALHDDLEVGEIVDCATCGTELEVTDVSPPVLERAPELDEDWGE, from the coding sequence ATGACAACGTGTCCCGAGTGTGGGGCCGACGTGGCCCTGCACGACGACCTGGAAGTCGGAGAGATCGTCGACTGTGCGACCTGCGGTACCGAACTGGAGGTCACCGACGTGAGCCCGCCGGTCCTCGAGCGAGCCCCGGAGCTCGACGAGGACTGGGGGGAGTGA
- a CDS encoding argininosuccinate synthase: MSQETVALAFSGGLDTTVSVPLLKEEYGYDDVIGVTVDVGQPQAEFDEATETAEALDLEHYVVDATEEFADVCFDAVQANATYQGYPLGTALARPVIAQKILDVAEEHGATAVAHGATGKGNDQLRFEAVWRQSDLDVIAPIRELGLTREWEIEYAEEKGLPVDAGNDGEWSIDSNLWSRSVEGGDLEDPAHVPTEDIYDWTVAPTAETETVEITFEAGVPVAVDGDEMAPVSLIEYLNDLAGQYGVGRTDLMEDRMLGLKVRENYEHPAATTLLAAHEALEGLVLTKDERQFKNSVDQEWAEKAYEGLLSVPLVSALDGFIAETQTAVTGTVTVKFEGGQARPVARESDYSVYSESAASFDTAGVLGDITQDDATGVAKYHGFQGRLANAAKSETETTKPTHELTADGGADEE; this comes from the coding sequence ATGTCACAGGAAACCGTCGCACTCGCCTTCTCGGGCGGGCTCGACACCACGGTCAGCGTACCGCTGCTCAAAGAAGAATACGGCTACGACGACGTTATCGGCGTCACCGTCGACGTCGGCCAACCCCAGGCCGAGTTCGACGAGGCGACCGAGACCGCCGAGGCACTCGACCTCGAACACTACGTCGTCGACGCCACCGAGGAGTTCGCCGACGTCTGCTTCGACGCGGTCCAGGCGAACGCCACCTACCAGGGCTACCCACTCGGTACCGCCCTCGCACGCCCGGTCATCGCCCAGAAGATCCTGGACGTCGCCGAGGAACACGGCGCGACCGCCGTCGCCCACGGCGCCACCGGGAAGGGCAACGACCAGCTCCGCTTCGAGGCGGTCTGGCGCCAGTCCGACCTCGACGTCATCGCCCCCATCCGCGAACTCGGCCTCACGCGCGAGTGGGAGATAGAGTACGCCGAGGAGAAGGGCCTGCCAGTCGACGCCGGCAACGACGGCGAGTGGTCCATCGACTCGAACCTCTGGAGTCGCTCCGTCGAGGGCGGCGACCTCGAGGATCCGGCACACGTCCCGACCGAAGACATCTACGACTGGACCGTCGCGCCCACGGCCGAGACGGAGACAGTCGAGATAACCTTCGAGGCCGGCGTGCCGGTCGCCGTCGACGGCGACGAGATGGCCCCAGTATCCCTCATCGAGTACCTCAACGACCTCGCCGGCCAGTACGGCGTCGGTCGCACGGACCTCATGGAAGACCGCATGCTCGGGCTGAAGGTGCGCGAGAACTACGAGCACCCGGCGGCCACCACGCTCCTCGCCGCCCACGAAGCCCTCGAAGGGCTGGTATTGACCAAAGACGAGCGCCAGTTCAAGAACTCCGTCGACCAGGAGTGGGCCGAGAAGGCCTACGAGGGGCTGCTCTCCGTCCCGCTCGTGAGCGCCCTCGACGGCTTCATCGCCGAGACCCAGACCGCCGTAACCGGCACGGTGACCGTGAAGTTCGAGGGCGGCCAGGCTCGCCCCGTCGCCCGCGAGAGCGACTACTCGGTCTACTCCGAATCGGCCGCTTCCTTCGACACCGCGGGCGTCCTGGGCGACATCACGCAGGACGACGCAACCGGCGTCGCGAAATACCACGGCTTCCAGGGCCGCCTCGCCAACGCCGCGAAATCGGAGACCGAGACCACGAAGCCAACCCACGAACTGACCGCCGACGGCGGCGCTGACGAGGAATAA
- a CDS encoding 2'-5' RNA ligase family protein — MYSLNVPLPSAVHEAVDALRPALVGFDRIRDGRTRTLVVKRLDADDRREYLGAERRARAALSGAPAFEARIGSVGVFEDPPHGRGPVAYLGVESPGLRSLHERLADALGALPDLEGDEYTPHVTLARGGDDRAFERLRNAPLETVSWTVDELEFYDARHGERIESVSLPA, encoded by the coding sequence GTGTACAGTCTGAACGTCCCGTTGCCGTCCGCGGTCCACGAGGCCGTCGATGCGCTGCGACCGGCGCTCGTGGGCTTCGACCGGATTCGGGACGGTCGCACGCGGACGCTGGTCGTCAAACGACTCGACGCCGACGACCGCCGGGAGTACCTGGGTGCCGAACGACGGGCCAGAGCGGCGCTCAGCGGCGCTCCCGCCTTCGAAGCCCGCATCGGTTCGGTCGGCGTCTTCGAGGACCCGCCGCACGGTCGCGGTCCGGTCGCCTATCTCGGTGTGGAGAGCCCGGGTCTCCGCTCGCTCCACGAGCGACTGGCCGACGCGCTCGGGGCGCTCCCCGACCTCGAGGGTGACGAGTATACCCCCCACGTCACCCTCGCACGCGGTGGCGACGACAGGGCATTCGAGCGACTCCGGAACGCGCCGCTGGAGACGGTCTCCTGGACGGTCGACGAACTCGAATTCTACGACGCCCGCCACGGCGAACGCATCGAATCGGTCTCGCTACCGGCGTGA
- a CDS encoding dual specificity protein phosphatase family protein, producing MPTDERSPGSASDEPVVRPVGYVEDRPVIRRIGDRPLFIGNWRSADSAQHDRRFEYVVSATQTSYPLTTHHHPLIDGPENEWPDFEAAVDTTRRLYRADGSLLVHCKAGVSRSTTLLATTIAMEEDRSLDDAIAEIRAVRPVATPNPALVEQAVTYLAAHG from the coding sequence GTGCCCACCGACGAGCGGTCTCCTGGATCGGCGTCCGACGAACCGGTCGTCCGACCGGTCGGCTACGTCGAGGACCGCCCGGTCATCCGCCGGATCGGCGATCGACCGCTGTTCATCGGTAACTGGCGGTCGGCGGATTCGGCCCAGCACGACCGGCGGTTCGAGTACGTGGTCTCGGCGACCCAGACGTCCTATCCACTGACCACACACCATCACCCACTGATCGATGGCCCGGAGAACGAGTGGCCGGATTTCGAGGCAGCGGTCGACACGACCCGCCGTCTCTATCGGGCGGACGGGTCGCTGCTCGTCCACTGCAAGGCGGGGGTCTCGCGGAGCACGACCCTCCTGGCGACGACCATCGCCATGGAGGAGGACCGATCGCTTGACGACGCGATAGCGGAGATACGAGCCGTCCGGCCCGTGGCGACCCCGAACCCGGCCCTGGTCGAGCAGGCGGTCACCTATCTGGCCGCCCACGGATAG